From a single Thalassospira sp. ER-Se-21-Dark genomic region:
- a CDS encoding cache domain-containing protein encodes MLGNLKIGYKIVILSVIALAGVIVVGGLQLSTLRDALLEDRKDKIRSTTNYITSIAQSYQDKVDAGLLSQEDAISQFYELAGAGKYDGKIGYFFVFATNGITEMHGANPALVGKSLNDAQDSQGNYFIRNLIASGNKAGGGFSSYYWPKPGEDEKLTFEKLSFAEPLPWGSIIGTGIYIDDVDAAFREQATFVVIIGGVILLILTLAGLAIGRDITGGLKTLSARMRIISSGDLEGEIEGQGRKDEVGDMARTVVSFREQALENRKLQENQRALEEQAEENQRKALMEMADSLDVKVKGLISSISRSIKDMQSATDEMRSATNMNSELSAAVASATTQTSSNVQTVSAATEELSASSDEIAQQIATSANIANQANEQATRTNQTVTGLSEAAQRIGDVASLIGDIAEQTNLLALNATIEAARAGDAGKGFAVVASEVKNLANQTAKATEEINQQILAVQNETTEAVDAIRLISETIAQVADSSTAIAAAVEEQHAAIGEISRSVQQAADGTREVSERIETVNSNAGKVSSGTNQLASTAEKLVSEAVALDDAVEAFLDNLRKSATN; translated from the coding sequence ATGCTTGGCAATCTAAAGATTGGTTACAAAATCGTCATCTTGTCTGTCATCGCGCTTGCGGGCGTCATCGTCGTTGGCGGGCTTCAGCTCTCCACCCTGCGCGATGCACTCCTTGAAGATCGCAAGGACAAGATCCGGTCCACCACCAACTACATCACTTCAATCGCGCAGTCCTATCAGGACAAGGTTGATGCTGGTCTTCTCAGTCAGGAAGATGCGATCAGCCAATTCTACGAGTTGGCCGGTGCTGGCAAATATGACGGCAAGATCGGATATTTCTTTGTCTTTGCGACCAACGGCATAACCGAAATGCACGGTGCCAATCCAGCACTTGTCGGCAAAAGCCTGAATGACGCGCAGGACTCCCAAGGCAATTATTTCATCCGCAATCTGATTGCGTCCGGTAACAAGGCAGGCGGTGGTTTCTCGTCCTACTACTGGCCCAAACCTGGTGAAGATGAAAAACTGACCTTCGAAAAACTGTCCTTTGCAGAACCCCTGCCATGGGGCTCAATCATCGGCACCGGCATCTATATTGATGACGTCGATGCGGCTTTCCGTGAACAGGCAACATTTGTTGTCATCATTGGCGGTGTCATTCTGTTGATCCTGACCCTTGCCGGGCTGGCCATTGGTCGCGATATTACCGGCGGACTTAAAACCCTTTCCGCCCGGATGCGGATTATCTCGTCAGGTGATCTCGAAGGCGAAATCGAAGGCCAGGGCCGCAAGGACGAAGTCGGCGACATGGCACGCACCGTGGTCTCCTTCCGCGAACAGGCGCTTGAAAACCGCAAGCTTCAGGAAAATCAGCGTGCGCTTGAAGAACAAGCCGAAGAAAATCAGCGTAAAGCCTTGATGGAAATGGCCGATTCTCTTGACGTCAAGGTCAAGGGTCTGATCAGTTCGATCTCCAGATCGATCAAGGACATGCAATCGGCCACCGATGAAATGCGCAGCGCGACCAACATGAACAGCGAACTGTCGGCTGCTGTTGCCTCGGCAACCACCCAGACATCAAGCAACGTTCAGACCGTCTCCGCCGCGACCGAGGAACTGTCTGCATCCTCCGATGAAATCGCCCAACAGATTGCAACCTCTGCAAACATCGCCAATCAGGCCAATGAACAGGCGACCCGCACCAACCAGACCGTTACCGGCCTGTCCGAGGCCGCCCAGCGGATCGGCGACGTCGCAAGTCTGATTGGTGACATTGCCGAACAAACCAACCTGCTGGCGCTGAACGCCACCATCGAGGCCGCCCGTGCGGGTGATGCAGGCAAGGGCTTTGCCGTTGTGGCAAGCGAGGTCAAAAACCTTGCCAATCAGACCGCCAAGGCGACCGAGGAAATCAACCAGCAGATTCTGGCCGTTCAGAACGAAACCACCGAGGCGGTTGATGCCATCCGTCTGATTTCCGAAACCATCGCCCAGGTCGCTGACAGCTCAACTGCGATTGCAGCCGCAGTCGAAGAACAGCACGCCGCCATCGGCGAGATTTCACGCAGCGTTCAGCAGGCAGCTGACGGCACGCGCGAAGTATCCGAACGCATCGAGACAGTTAACAGCAACGCCGGCAAAGTATCTTCGGGCACCAACCAGCTTGCCAGCACGGCCGAAAAACTGGTCTCCGAGGCGGTCGCCCTTGATGACGCTGTTGAGGCGTTCCTTGATAACTTGCGCAAAAGCGCAACCAACTAA
- a CDS encoding alpha/beta fold hydrolase, with amino-acid sequence MSTDTLLSGPAKPAASGTTKSVVIFLHGYGADGNDLIGLAPHLARALPDTTFYSPNAPFPCEMSPFGRQWFSLAEYDPEFLRRAPETMSGALAAMAEGARKSAAYVDDFIDHVMETHGVSADKVALVGFSQGTMMSLQTAPRRDHEIAGVVGFSGALLGEQTFGAEIKSRPPMVLVHGTADPVVPIEASRLAKETLAANGIEVSLHERPGLQHGIDEEGLGIAAGFLTKVLA; translated from the coding sequence ATGAGCACCGACACATTGTTATCTGGTCCGGCCAAACCGGCTGCCTCGGGCACCACCAAAAGCGTTGTTATCTTTCTGCATGGCTATGGCGCGGATGGAAATGACCTGATCGGTTTGGCGCCGCATCTGGCACGCGCCCTGCCCGACACCACCTTTTATTCACCAAACGCGCCCTTCCCGTGCGAAATGTCGCCGTTCGGACGCCAGTGGTTCAGTCTGGCCGAATATGATCCAGAATTCCTGCGTCGTGCACCGGAAACCATGTCTGGCGCGCTTGCTGCCATGGCCGAAGGCGCACGCAAAAGTGCTGCCTATGTCGATGACTTCATCGATCACGTCATGGAAACCCATGGCGTGTCTGCGGATAAGGTCGCACTGGTCGGCTTTTCGCAAGGAACCATGATGTCCCTGCAAACTGCCCCCCGACGTGATCACGAAATTGCCGGCGTTGTCGGCTTTTCAGGTGCATTGCTGGGCGAACAGACGTTTGGTGCTGAAATCAAGTCCCGTCCGCCAATGGTGCTTGTCCATGGTACCGCCGATCCTGTCGTACCGATCGAGGCATCGCGTCTTGCCAAGGAAACGCTTGCTGCCAATGGCATTGAAGTCAGCCTTCATGAAAGGCCCGGTCTGCAACATGGCATTGACGAAGAAGGCCTTGGCATTGCCGCAGGATTTTTGACAAAGGTACTTGCCTGA
- the mlaD gene encoding outer membrane lipid asymmetry maintenance protein MlaD, which translates to MSNRLIETIAGAAVIAVAVGFAAYSYSRAGISTVEGYEIMASFNRIDGLVVGNDVRVSGVTVGTVTAQELDPDTYMAVVKMSVRSDLALPTDSSAKIASDGLLGGKFVSLEPGGDIDMIEAGGEIEFTQGSVNLEDLIGQVIYSSTNSDN; encoded by the coding sequence ATGAGCAACAGACTGATTGAAACCATTGCCGGTGCTGCCGTGATCGCTGTTGCGGTCGGTTTTGCGGCCTATTCCTATTCACGCGCCGGGATCAGTACGGTGGAAGGCTATGAAATTATGGCCAGCTTCAATCGCATTGATGGTCTTGTTGTTGGCAATGACGTCCGTGTTTCAGGTGTTACCGTCGGAACGGTGACAGCCCAGGAACTTGATCCCGATACATATATGGCGGTCGTCAAGATGTCGGTGCGGTCCGATCTCGCATTGCCGACGGACAGTTCTGCCAAGATTGCGTCTGACGGGTTGCTGGGGGGCAAATTTGTTTCGCTTGAGCCGGGCGGGGATATCGACATGATCGAGGCCGGTGGCGAGATTGAGTTCACCCAAGGGTCGGTAAACCTTGAAGATCTTATTGGTCAGGTTATCTATTCTTCGACCAACAGCGATAATTGA
- a CDS encoding NADH:ubiquinone oxidoreductase subunit NDUFA12 codes for MATVGTRIYTALFGKRVGEDRFGNTYYTEKTPAKGRRTKRWVVYKGVVEGSKVPAEWHAWLHYTLDAPLSEKAEDRYDWQKEHQANLTGTKHAYRPKGHEYSGGKRAPATGDYQAWSPEG; via the coding sequence ATGGCCACCGTCGGCACCCGTATTTATACTGCGCTGTTTGGCAAGCGCGTTGGCGAAGACCGTTTCGGCAATACCTATTACACCGAAAAAACTCCGGCAAAGGGTCGTCGCACCAAGCGTTGGGTTGTTTACAAAGGTGTCGTCGAAGGATCGAAGGTCCCGGCTGAATGGCATGCCTGGCTGCATTACACCCTTGATGCGCCGCTGTCTGAAAAGGCCGAAGACCGTTATGACTGGCAGAAAGAACACCAGGCGAACCTAACGGGCACCAAGCATGCCTATCGTCCGAAGGGCCATGAATATAGTGGTGGCAAGCGTGCACCGGCGACCGGTGACTATCAGGCTTGGTCGCCGGAAGGCTGA
- a CDS encoding YceI family protein, which translates to MFNSIKKAGATLAVVAGLSGAAFSAQAADTYKLDPTHTSVLFIVNHLGFSDYQGRFNGVTGELTLDREDPSASSATITIDLNQIDSGVEALDNHMKSADFFNVEEFPTATFTSTSVELVGDNAATVTGDLTLLGETKPLVLDVTLSGEGTHPMTGDEVVGFSADGVVTRTDYGMDFLVPGVGDEVTLQISSEFLKQK; encoded by the coding sequence ATGTTTAACTCGATTAAAAAAGCTGGCGCAACGCTGGCAGTCGTTGCCGGTCTTTCCGGTGCGGCTTTCTCGGCCCAGGCGGCCGACACCTATAAACTGGATCCGACCCACACCAGTGTTCTGTTCATCGTGAACCACCTTGGTTTCTCCGATTATCAGGGCCGTTTTAACGGTGTTACCGGCGAGCTGACCCTCGATCGCGAAGATCCGTCGGCATCATCTGCCACCATCACGATTGATCTCAACCAGATCGACAGTGGTGTCGAGGCGCTTGATAACCACATGAAATCCGCCGATTTCTTCAATGTTGAAGAATTCCCGACTGCGACCTTTACCAGCACCTCGGTTGAGCTGGTTGGTGACAATGCGGCAACCGTCACGGGCGACCTGACCCTTCTTGGCGAAACCAAGCCGCTGGTTCTTGACGTTACCCTTAGCGGTGAAGGCACCCATCCGATGACCGGTGACGAAGTTGTCGGTTTCTCGGCAGATGGTGTTGTGACCCGTACCGATTACGGCATGGATTTCCTCGTGCCGGGCGTTGGTGACGAAGTAACGCTTCAGATTTCTTCGGAATTCCTGAAGCAGAAGTAA
- a CDS encoding cache domain-containing protein, translating to MLQNIKISKKVASLTLLSLVALLVISALELFALREALLEDRKDKVKATTTMLVTAAQSYQDLVDSGDLSQEEAVTEFYRVAAASKFDDGTGYFFAYDSKGVNMMHAANPALVGKDLSKLQDPSGSFIIQNMLDVAKAPAGGYFTYLWPKPGHPEEDLFEKQSFAATLPWGDVIGTGIYIDDVDAAFWEQAIFVLVVIAIVIAIMLAVSFAIGRNITVGLSKLSSRMTEIASGKLEGEIEGQDRGDEVGDMARTVVAFRQQALENQKLQTRQQELEAQADKQRRQDITDMADSLESRVKGLIRSISGSITEMKKATSSMEEASNTNSSLSAAVASATTQTSTNVQTVSAATEELTASSDEIAQQISHSAEIANQANEQATRTNQTVTGLADAAQKIGDVAKLIGDIAEQTNLLALNATIEAARAGDAGKGFAVVASEVKNLANQTAKATEEINQQILSVQNETGEAVEAIRLISETIAQVADSSTAIAAAVEEQHAAIGEISRNVQQAADGTSEVSQRIETVNENAGRVSSGTSQLAQSAEKLVDEARSLDEAVEHFLADLRKRATD from the coding sequence ATGTTACAAAACATCAAGATCAGCAAGAAGGTTGCGAGCCTGACCTTGCTGTCACTGGTTGCACTGCTTGTAATCTCGGCGCTGGAACTTTTTGCATTGCGGGAAGCCTTGCTTGAGGACCGCAAGGACAAGGTTAAAGCCACAACCACAATGCTTGTGACCGCCGCGCAGTCCTATCAGGATCTGGTCGATAGCGGCGACCTCAGTCAGGAAGAAGCCGTAACCGAATTTTACCGGGTTGCTGCGGCATCCAAGTTCGACGATGGCACAGGTTACTTCTTTGCCTACGACAGCAAGGGCGTCAACATGATGCATGCGGCCAACCCCGCCCTTGTCGGCAAGGACCTAAGCAAGCTTCAGGACCCGAGTGGCTCCTTCATCATTCAGAACATGCTGGACGTCGCCAAGGCACCGGCGGGTGGGTACTTCACCTATCTGTGGCCAAAGCCAGGCCACCCCGAAGAAGACCTTTTTGAAAAACAGTCCTTTGCCGCGACCCTGCCCTGGGGCGACGTCATCGGCACCGGCATCTATATTGATGATGTCGATGCGGCTTTCTGGGAACAGGCGATTTTCGTTCTGGTCGTCATCGCGATTGTCATCGCGATCATGCTGGCCGTTTCCTTTGCAATTGGCCGCAACATCACAGTCGGACTAAGCAAGCTTTCAAGCCGCATGACCGAAATTGCCAGTGGCAAACTTGAAGGCGAGATCGAAGGTCAGGACCGCGGTGACGAAGTTGGGGACATGGCCCGCACTGTGGTTGCCTTCCGCCAGCAAGCGCTTGAAAACCAGAAGCTGCAAACCCGCCAGCAAGAGCTTGAGGCACAGGCCGACAAGCAACGCCGTCAGGACATCACCGATATGGCCGACAGCCTTGAATCGCGTGTCAAAGGCTTGATCCGTTCGATCTCGGGCTCGATCACCGAGATGAAAAAAGCCACGTCCTCGATGGAAGAAGCCAGCAACACCAACAGTTCTCTCTCTGCGGCTGTGGCATCTGCAACAACCCAGACCTCGACCAACGTTCAGACTGTGTCTGCCGCGACAGAGGAACTGACCGCATCCTCCGATGAGATCGCCCAACAGATCTCCCATTCCGCAGAAATCGCCAATCAGGCCAACGAACAGGCCACCCGCACGAATCAGACCGTTACTGGTTTGGCCGATGCCGCCCAGAAGATTGGCGATGTTGCCAAGCTGATCGGTGATATCGCCGAACAGACCAACCTGCTGGCCCTTAACGCCACCATCGAGGCCGCACGTGCCGGTGATGCCGGCAAAGGCTTTGCCGTGGTCGCAAGCGAGGTCAAGAACCTTGCCAACCAGACCGCCAAGGCGACCGAGGAAATCAACCAGCAGATCCTCTCGGTTCAGAATGAAACCGGCGAAGCGGTTGAGGCGATCCGTCTGATTTCCGAAACCATCGCACAGGTCGCCGATAGCTCGACCGCGATTGCGGCTGCCGTCGAAGAACAGCACGCCGCCATTGGCGAGATTTCGCGTAACGTTCAGCAGGCCGCAGACGGCACCAGCGAAGTCTCCCAACGGATCGAGACCGTCAACGAAAATGCCGGTCGCGTATCGTCTGGCACCAGCCAGTTGGCCCAGTCGGCCGAAAAACTGGTCGACGAAGCAAGGTCGCTTGATGAGGCGGTTGAACACTTCCTTGCCGATCTGCGCAAACGCGCAACCGACTGA
- a CDS encoding DUF2155 domain-containing protein, which produces MKRSFAIAAICSTCAMIGTASSALDYRPAPVAQLQGLDKITARISTFEVPVGQVARFGTLEIRVDACYRTPPEELPESATFLDIADIREDGKTPRKDLFSGWMFASSPGLSALEHPVYDVWLKECLDPAEGDASGGESAPQGQAAPEQP; this is translated from the coding sequence ATGAAACGATCCTTTGCGATTGCCGCGATTTGTTCGACATGTGCAATGATCGGAACGGCGTCTTCGGCGCTTGATTATCGCCCGGCCCCGGTTGCCCAGTTGCAGGGCTTGGATAAAATTACCGCCCGCATTTCGACCTTTGAGGTGCCAGTAGGGCAGGTTGCGCGTTTCGGGACACTCGAAATCCGGGTGGATGCGTGTTATCGAACACCCCCGGAAGAGCTCCCGGAAAGTGCGACTTTCCTTGATATTGCCGACATTCGCGAAGATGGCAAGACACCCCGCAAAGACCTGTTTTCCGGTTGGATGTTCGCATCAAGTCCCGGTTTGTCGGCCCTTGAACATCCGGTCTATGATGTGTGGCTGAAAGAATGTCTTGATCCGGCCGAGGGCGATGCCAGCGGCGGCGAATCCGCCCCGCAAGGCCAGGCCGCCCCGGAGCAGCCATAA
- a CDS encoding YceI family protein, giving the protein MFQMKRKMLPALAIATTIAGFSGAALAADQWVVDANESEIEFTGTQLGAAFEGKFESFEADIVFSPDDLAGSSVEVLIDIASVNTSNGDRDSQIVSPDWFDAAQWPTAKFATKSFSEIAPGKYEAVADLTIRDVTREVILPFDLEIEGNKAEAEGTVTINRTDFGVGQGQWQDTSQVGDAVTIKIEIEAMRP; this is encoded by the coding sequence ATGTTTCAGATGAAACGCAAAATGCTGCCTGCATTGGCAATTGCCACGACCATCGCCGGTTTTTCCGGGGCCGCACTGGCCGCCGACCAATGGGTGGTCGACGCCAACGAAAGCGAAATTGAATTTACGGGCACCCAGCTTGGTGCGGCGTTTGAAGGTAAGTTCGAATCCTTTGAAGCCGATATCGTGTTTTCACCCGATGATCTTGCCGGGTCGTCGGTCGAGGTCCTGATTGATATTGCATCGGTCAATACCAGCAATGGTGACCGTGACAGTCAGATCGTCTCGCCAGACTGGTTTGATGCGGCACAATGGCCGACCGCGAAGTTTGCCACCAAGTCCTTTAGCGAAATTGCACCGGGCAAGTACGAAGCGGTTGCTGATTTGACGATCCGTGATGTCACCCGCGAAGTGATCTTGCCGTTTGATCTTGAGATCGAAGGCAACAAGGCCGAAGCCGAAGGGACGGTGACGATTAACCGTACGGACTTTGGTGTCGGGCAGGGCCAATGGCAGGACACGTCACAGGTTGGTGACGCTGTGACCATCAAAATCGAGATCGAGGCCATGCGCCCGTAG
- a CDS encoding cytochrome b encodes MTIRNTKHAFGTVTKTFHWVMALLVISVFSIGWYMDFLPLGMEKLQWISRHKSLGITVLALVILRVIWRLSETSPHELGKLQIERLAAKAGHLGLYLLMFAMPLTGWTMSSAANFPVSVFGLFTLPNLVSPNQELFETLRTVHWLLSWAVAGLVGVHFLAALKHHFWDRDATLRRMLPGKLEEN; translated from the coding sequence ATGACAATTCGCAATACGAAGCACGCCTTTGGCACGGTGACCAAGACCTTTCACTGGGTGATGGCGCTTCTTGTCATCAGCGTTTTTTCGATTGGCTGGTACATGGATTTCCTGCCGCTGGGGATGGAAAAGCTGCAATGGATATCGCGCCACAAGTCACTTGGCATAACGGTACTGGCATTGGTGATCCTGCGGGTTATCTGGCGGTTGAGTGAAACGAGCCCGCATGAGCTTGGCAAACTTCAGATCGAACGTCTGGCGGCAAAGGCCGGTCATCTGGGGTTGTATTTGTTGATGTTTGCCATGCCGTTGACTGGCTGGACCATGTCGTCGGCTGCGAACTTCCCTGTCAGCGTCTTTGGCCTGTTTACCTTGCCCAATCTTGTGTCGCCCAATCAGGAACTGTTCGAAACCTTGCGCACCGTGCACTGGTTGTTGTCATGGGCGGTTGCCGGATTGGTTGGTGTTCATTTTCTGGCGGCACTCAAACATCATTTTTGGGATCGCGACGCGACATTGCGGCGTATGTTGCCCGGCAAACTCGAGGAAAACTGA
- a CDS encoding vitamin B12-dependent ribonucleotide reductase: MRITRKFTQEGVSPYADIEFRKLSSVIKNPDGSVVFEMNDIDMPASWSQVASDVLAQKYFRKAGVPVALKPVKEKDVPSWLWRQTADTAKLDKMPAEKRYTSETSSTQVFDRLAGTWTYWGWKGGYFDAESDAQAFFDEMRYQLSHQMGAPNSPQWFNTGLHWAYGIDGPAQGHSYVDFKTGELTKSASSYEHPQPHACFIQSVADDLVNEGGIMDLWSREARLFKFGSGTGSNFSNVRGGGESLSGGGRSSGLMSFLKIGDRAAGAIKSGGTTRRAAKMVVVDIDHPDIEEYIDWKVVEEQKVAALVAGSKLAEKHLTAVLAACTNWDGAADSEDRFVPRANPQLKEAVLAARAVMIPDSYINKIIEFARQGFTEISFKTYDTDWDSEAYLTVSGQNSNNSVRVSNDFLQAVLDNGDWELIRRTDGKVAKTISARDLWDKVGEAAWACADPGIQYDTTINEWHTCPNSGRINASNPCSEYMFLDDTACNLASLNLMNFRSDDGGVDIEAYEHAVRLWTVVLEISVLMAQFPSDRIAELSYRYRTLGLGYANIGGLLMSMGIPYDSDEGRAIGASLTAIMCGVSYATSAEMASEQGAFPGYADNAAEMLRVMRNHRRAAYGEQEGYEGLSINPVPLVAADSPYADLPVAARAAWDKAVELGEKHGYRNAQTTVIAPTGTIGLVMDCDTTGIEPDFALVKFKKLAGGGYFKIINRTVPVALATLGYTENQIRDIEKYAVGHGTLVGSPSITHDDLKAKGFDDDAIAKVEGALKNAFDVKFVFNKYTFGDDFCVNQLGLDAKAINSMDFDMLAALGFDKKQIEAANTYVCGAMTLEGAPHLRDEDLAVFDCANPCGRIGKRYLSAESHIRMMAAAQPFISGAISKTINMPSSANIQDCKDAYMLSWRLGLKANALYRDGSKLSQPLNSALVEEDDYADQPTAAKAAQASEQIVEKIIERVIRGDRRSLPGRRKGYTQKATVGGHKVYLRTGEYEDGKLGEIFIDMHKEGAAFRSLMNNFAIAVSIGLQYGVPLEEYVEAFTFTRFEPSGMVSGNDAIKMATSILDYMFRELAISYLGRNDLAHVQPSDILPDAVGEGVSEGDLGEEAKKTGDQAIETIRKVASSGFVRRNLYVVDGGVQTEERVVEVKSTGTDGHGHSHETTASATTAAPSAPQNNAILTTSEEVIAKTDAKMEQIREARMKGYEGDGCPDCGNFTLVRNGTCLKCDSCGATTGCS; this comes from the coding sequence ATGCGGATTACCAGAAAATTCACTCAGGAAGGTGTCAGCCCTTACGCCGACATCGAATTTCGTAAGTTATCATCTGTCATCAAAAACCCGGATGGTTCCGTCGTTTTTGAGATGAATGACATCGACATGCCCGCCTCCTGGTCACAGGTCGCGAGTGACGTTCTGGCACAGAAATATTTCCGCAAGGCCGGTGTTCCGGTTGCCCTTAAACCGGTCAAGGAAAAGGACGTCCCGTCCTGGCTGTGGCGTCAGACCGCTGACACCGCCAAGCTTGACAAAATGCCGGCTGAAAAGCGCTACACCAGCGAAACCAGCTCGACCCAGGTCTTTGACCGTCTGGCAGGCACTTGGACCTATTGGGGCTGGAAAGGTGGCTATTTTGACGCCGAATCCGATGCGCAGGCTTTCTTTGATGAAATGCGCTATCAGCTCTCCCACCAGATGGGTGCGCCGAACTCGCCGCAGTGGTTCAACACTGGTCTGCACTGGGCGTACGGCATTGATGGCCCGGCACAGGGTCACTCCTATGTTGATTTCAAAACCGGCGAACTGACCAAATCGGCAAGCTCGTATGAGCATCCGCAGCCGCATGCCTGCTTCATTCAGTCCGTTGCCGATGATCTCGTCAACGAAGGCGGCATCATGGACCTGTGGTCACGTGAAGCCCGTCTGTTCAAATTCGGCTCCGGTACCGGTTCGAACTTCTCCAACGTACGTGGCGGCGGTGAAAGCTTGTCTGGCGGCGGTCGTTCTTCCGGCCTGATGAGCTTCCTTAAAATCGGTGACCGTGCTGCTGGCGCCATCAAATCGGGTGGCACCACCCGTCGTGCTGCCAAAATGGTTGTGGTTGATATCGACCACCCGGACATCGAAGAATATATTGATTGGAAAGTCGTCGAAGAGCAGAAAGTTGCGGCCCTCGTCGCCGGTTCCAAACTGGCTGAAAAGCACCTGACAGCTGTTCTTGCTGCGTGTACCAACTGGGACGGTGCTGCTGACTCCGAAGATCGCTTTGTACCGCGCGCCAACCCGCAGCTCAAAGAAGCTGTCTTGGCTGCCCGCGCTGTGATGATCCCGGATTCCTATATCAACAAGATCATCGAATTCGCCCGTCAGGGCTTCACCGAAATCAGCTTCAAGACCTATGACACTGACTGGGACTCCGAGGCATACCTGACCGTTTCGGGTCAGAACTCGAACAACTCTGTTCGTGTGTCGAACGACTTCCTTCAGGCTGTTCTTGATAACGGTGACTGGGAACTGATCCGCCGTACCGATGGCAAAGTTGCCAAAACCATCTCTGCCCGCGATTTGTGGGACAAGGTCGGTGAAGCTGCCTGGGCGTGCGCAGATCCGGGCATCCAGTACGACACCACGATCAACGAATGGCACACCTGCCCGAACTCGGGTCGCATCAATGCGTCCAACCCGTGCTCGGAATACATGTTCCTTGACGATACCGCATGTAACCTCGCATCGCTGAACCTGATGAACTTCCGTTCTGACGACGGCGGCGTGGATATCGAGGCCTATGAACATGCTGTCCGTCTGTGGACGGTTGTTCTCGAAATCTCGGTTCTGATGGCGCAGTTCCCGTCTGACCGTATTGCGGAACTCTCCTATCGTTACCGTACCCTTGGTCTTGGCTATGCCAACATTGGCGGCCTGCTTATGAGCATGGGCATCCCGTATGACAGCGATGAAGGCCGTGCGATTGGCGCGTCGCTCACCGCGATCATGTGTGGTGTTTCCTATGCAACCTCGGCTGAAATGGCCAGCGAACAGGGTGCGTTCCCGGGTTATGCCGACAACGCGGCTGAAATGCTGCGCGTCATGCGCAACCATCGCCGCGCTGCTTACGGCGAACAGGAAGGCTACGAAGGCCTGTCGATCAACCCGGTTCCGCTGGTTGCGGCTGACAGCCCCTATGCCGATCTTCCGGTTGCCGCCCGTGCTGCCTGGGACAAGGCGGTCGAGCTTGGCGAAAAGCATGGGTATCGTAACGCCCAGACCACCGTTATCGCGCCGACCGGCACGATCGGTCTGGTCATGGATTGCGATACCACCGGTATCGAGCCTGACTTCGCACTTGTGAAGTTCAAAAAGCTTGCTGGTGGCGGTTACTTCAAAATCATCAACCGTACCGTTCCGGTTGCGCTTGCAACGCTCGGCTATACCGAAAACCAGATCCGCGACATTGAAAAATACGCGGTTGGTCATGGCACCCTGGTTGGCTCGCCGTCCATCACCCATGATGACCTGAAAGCCAAGGGCTTTGACGACGACGCCATTGCCAAGGTTGAAGGTGCGCTGAAGAACGCATTTGATGTCAAATTCGTCTTCAACAAATACACCTTTGGCGATGATTTCTGCGTCAACCAGCTCGGTCTGGATGCCAAGGCAATCAACAGCATGGACTTTGACATGCTGGCCGCCCTTGGTTTCGACAAAAAACAGATTGAAGCAGCCAACACCTATGTTTGCGGCGCGATGACCCTTGAAGGTGCACCGCATCTGCGCGACGAAGACCTTGCTGTCTTTGATTGTGCAAACCCGTGCGGCCGTATCGGCAAGCGTTACCTCTCAGCAGAAAGCCACATCCGCATGATGGCCGCGGCACAGCCGTTCATCTCGGGTGCGATTTCCAAAACCATCAACATGCCGAGCAGCGCAAACATCCAGGATTGTAAAGACGCTTACATGCTGTCCTGGCGTCTGGGTCTTAAGGCCAATGCGCTCTATCGTGATGGCTCGAAACTCAGCCAGCCGCTGAACTCTGCTCTGGTTGAAGAAGACGATTACGCCGATCAGCCGACCGCTGCCAAGGCAGCCCAGGCGTCCGAGCAGATCGTTGAAAAAATCATCGAGCGCGTCATTCGTGGCGACCGTCGTTCCCTTCCGGGCCGCCGCAAAGGCTACACCCAGAAGGCGACCGTTGGTGGACACAAGGTATATCTCCGTACCGGTGAATACGAAGACGGCAAGCTTGGTGAAATCTTCATCGACATGCACAAGGAAGGCGCTGCATTCCGCTCGCTGATGAACAACTTCGCAATCGCGGTGTCCATCGGCCTGCAGTATGGCGTGCCGCTCGAAGAATATGTCGAAGCCTTCACCTTCACCCGCTTCGAGCCGTCCGGCATGGTTTCCGGTAACGATGCGATCAAGATGGCAACTTCCATCCTTGATTACATGTTCCGCGAACTGGCGATCTCCTATCTTGGCCGTAACGACCTCGCCCACGTTCAGCCGTCCGACATCCTGCCAGACGCCGTTGGCGAAGGTGTCAGCGAAGGTGACCTTGGTGAAGAAGCCAAGAAAACCGGCGATCAGGCGATTGAAACCATCCGCAAGGTGGCATCAAGCGGCTTCGTGCGTCGCAACCTCTATGTGGTTGATGGCGGTGTACAGACCGAAGAACGCGTCGTGGAAGTCAAATCCACCGGCACCGACGGTCATGGCCACAGCCACGAAACCACCGCAAGTGCGACCACCGCTGCACCGTCAGCACCGCAGAACAATGCGATCCTGACCACCAGCGAAGAAGTCATCGCCAAAACCGATGCCAAGATGGAACAGATCCGCGAAGC